A genomic window from Candidatus Cloacimonas sp. includes:
- a CDS encoding HIT family protein — MPCSFCNLDCSVYLAENEHFFAIWDKYPVSKGHALIISKRHTPDFFSLDAGEVVSLHEITLAVKKLLEEKFEPHGYNLAMNCGSVAGQSIPHFHLHIIPRFGKEDRGIFPRRRESVF, encoded by the coding sequence ATGCCGTGCTCATTTTGTAATCTTGACTGCTCAGTTTATCTGGCAGAAAATGAACATTTCTTTGCTATTTGGGATAAATATCCCGTCAGCAAAGGTCATGCTTTGATAATTTCCAAGCGTCATACTCCCGATTTTTTTAGTTTGGATGCCGGAGAAGTTGTCTCTTTACACGAGATAACTTTGGCAGTAAAGAAATTGCTGGAGGAAAAGTTTGAGCCGCATGGTTATAATTTAGCTATGAATTGCGGTTCTGTTGCGGGACAAAGTATTCCGCATTTTCATCTGCATATCATACCCCGTTTCGGAAAAGAAGATAGGGGCATTTTTCCACGGAGGAGAGAATCCGTTTTTTAG
- a CDS encoding peptidylprolyl isomerase — protein sequence MKYKAQILLAIFLVWIFALSAAKPDPNALVGKVGDREYNYKKFNDGFKAYLEYYSKGKVLTKQDSIRFNNQYWEELVGIYIYDQAIKAGKIKVTDAELEAEIKKNIPPEVKQIKDFQTNGKFDKAKYEQALIEHPEFKKQLMDYSRDMYSYNKLIKTIKNEVKANPDSVKNAWMHDNDFASAKIIYFDYSKLTNINATDDEVRAYYEEHKEEFKRENGRSYLLARFAGNLSKAENPEQQAQENKALSNTLYNRAKEVGLQQAATEMNIPLEESPYFNQQDQLIPLIGRAPDLISFAFNNPIGSIPNIFYAPTGDILVLELKSEIPEYYISFDIKKQEMAIKATRTKRMFTMDNYVQEFMRRETPETYLEAAARDSIAIIEAEKVLVDNDIKPLGKIPALNQAILNTAVGSFTPLIENEKHWYLALVTKRQQPDLTIWEKDKKQIIADAEAKLQEDHLNQWYFEQRQKTKITDNRKDFYELQVQLKL from the coding sequence ATGAAATATAAAGCCCAAATCCTTCTGGCAATATTCCTGGTGTGGATTTTTGCCTTGTCTGCCGCTAAACCCGATCCGAATGCTTTAGTTGGCAAAGTTGGTGACCGAGAATATAATTACAAAAAATTCAATGACGGTTTCAAAGCATATCTGGAATATTATAGTAAGGGAAAAGTTCTTACCAAACAAGATAGCATCCGCTTTAATAATCAATATTGGGAAGAGCTTGTCGGCATCTATATTTATGATCAGGCAATCAAAGCCGGTAAAATAAAAGTTACCGATGCAGAGCTGGAAGCGGAAATTAAGAAAAATATCCCTCCTGAAGTTAAACAAATTAAGGATTTTCAGACCAACGGCAAATTTGACAAAGCTAAATATGAACAGGCACTAATAGAACATCCTGAATTCAAAAAACAGCTGATGGATTATTCTCGTGATATGTATTCCTACAATAAGTTAATTAAAACAATTAAAAATGAAGTGAAAGCCAATCCGGACAGCGTTAAAAATGCCTGGATGCACGATAATGACTTTGCCAGCGCTAAAATTATTTACTTTGATTACAGTAAGCTGACTAATATTAACGCAACCGATGACGAAGTGCGTGCTTATTACGAAGAACACAAAGAAGAATTTAAACGCGAAAATGGACGGAGCTATCTGCTGGCGCGTTTTGCCGGAAATTTAAGTAAAGCTGAAAATCCCGAACAACAGGCACAGGAAAATAAAGCACTTAGTAACACACTGTATAATCGTGCCAAAGAAGTTGGTTTGCAACAAGCGGCAACAGAAATGAATATCCCCCTGGAAGAAAGCCCTTATTTTAATCAACAGGACCAGTTAATACCTCTTATAGGTAGAGCTCCCGATTTGATTTCTTTTGCTTTTAACAATCCAATCGGTTCCATCCCGAATATTTTTTATGCTCCCACCGGCGATATTTTGGTGCTGGAGCTTAAGAGCGAAATTCCTGAATACTACATTTCTTTTGATATTAAAAAACAGGAAATGGCAATTAAGGCAACCCGCACCAAACGAATGTTCACAATGGATAATTATGTGCAGGAATTTATGCGGAGAGAAACACCTGAAACATATTTGGAAGCAGCTGCCAGAGATAGTATTGCCATTATTGAAGCAGAAAAAGTTCTGGTGGACAACGATATTAAACCCCTCGGTAAAATTCCTGCTTTAAACCAGGCAATTTTGAACACAGCAGTGGGCTCTTTCACTCCTCTTATTGAAAATGAAAAACATTGGTATCTGGCACTTGTAACTAAACGCCAACAACCGGATTTAACAATCTGGGAAAAAGATAAAAAGCAAATTATCGCAGATGCTGAAGCAAAACTTCAGGAAGATCACCTTAATCAATGGTATTTTGAGCAACGCCAGAAAACTAAGATAACGGATAACCGGAAGGATTTTTACGAGCTGCAAGTGCAGTTGAAATTGTAG
- a CDS encoding TldD/PmbA family protein: MKYLDLAMNAAETLGAEYADIRIQKTTDQVIYLQNLSLKHTSNNIIQGYGIRVFKDGAWGFAHSNVFSDEAVLATVKKAFNTATLSAAVNKDKKLRLAPERSYLATYKTPVKIDPFSIPVSEKIDLMMEVSRTMLAYEGIKKTIFLLMMQKDEKLFASTLGTRLDLTTQFINPMITAVAVTENDSQSRTFDDGGRAVGWEWILELDLLDKAKQIAQEALIKVKADTLGAEERRSLVLDPNHLGLTMHESVGHATELDRVLGWEADYAGVSFATPEKLNNYHYGSEVINFMGDNTLEGGLATLGFDDDGVPGQKWYIIKDGILKEYGSTRDTALEIGLNASRGCNRATYYFNQPINRIPNLYLLPGKKPLTPGELIADTEDGVYIQGRGSYSIDHHRINFQFGGDFFWEIKNGKLIRPLKKVIYKSCNPEFWNSCDAICDERFWHPFGVVNCGKGQPPQTGRMTHGSATARFRNIRVGGSQ; encoded by the coding sequence ATGAAATATTTAGATTTGGCAATGAATGCAGCTGAAACACTCGGTGCAGAATATGCCGATATCCGCATTCAAAAAACAACTGATCAGGTAATTTATCTGCAAAACCTATCCCTGAAACATACCAGTAACAACATTATTCAGGGATATGGCATTCGGGTGTTCAAAGATGGTGCCTGGGGTTTTGCCCATAGCAATGTTTTTAGTGATGAAGCAGTTTTAGCTACCGTAAAAAAAGCGTTTAATACAGCAACGCTTTCTGCTGCTGTGAATAAAGACAAAAAATTGCGTTTAGCCCCGGAAAGAAGTTACCTTGCTACTTACAAGACCCCCGTTAAAATAGACCCTTTTTCTATTCCCGTTTCTGAAAAGATAGACCTGATGATGGAAGTATCACGCACAATGCTTGCTTACGAGGGAATTAAAAAAACAATCTTTCTGCTGATGATGCAAAAGGATGAAAAACTTTTTGCCAGCACTTTAGGCACCCGATTAGACCTAACTACGCAGTTTATCAATCCCATGATTACAGCTGTGGCAGTAACTGAAAATGACAGTCAAAGCCGCACTTTTGATGATGGTGGCAGAGCTGTAGGTTGGGAATGGATTTTGGAACTGGATTTGCTGGATAAAGCAAAACAGATTGCCCAAGAGGCATTGATCAAAGTGAAAGCCGATACTCTTGGAGCTGAAGAACGCAGGTCTTTAGTGCTTGATCCTAATCATTTGGGTTTAACGATGCATGAAAGTGTGGGTCATGCTACTGAACTGGACAGGGTTTTAGGTTGGGAAGCTGATTATGCCGGTGTTTCTTTTGCAACCCCGGAAAAATTGAACAACTATCATTATGGCAGTGAAGTGATTAACTTTATGGGAGATAACACTTTGGAAGGGGGTCTTGCTACTCTCGGTTTTGATGATGATGGAGTTCCCGGTCAGAAATGGTATATTATTAAAGACGGTATTTTGAAAGAATATGGCAGCACGCGAGACACGGCTTTGGAAATTGGTTTAAATGCTTCCCGCGGTTGCAATCGTGCTACCTATTATTTTAATCAACCAATTAACCGGATTCCAAATTTATATTTACTGCCCGGAAAAAAACCTTTAACTCCGGGTGAACTTATTGCCGATACGGAAGATGGTGTTTATATTCAAGGTAGAGGAAGTTATTCTATAGACCATCATCGCATAAATTTCCAGTTTGGCGGTGATTTCTTCTGGGAAATTAAGAACGGTAAATTGATTCGTCCCCTGAAGAAAGTTATCTATAAATCCTGCAATCCTGAATTCTGGAATAGCTGTGATGCAATTTGTGATGAGCGTTTTTGGCATCCCTTCGGGGTTGTAAATTGCGGTAAAGGCCAGCCCCCGCAAACAGGTAGAATGACTCATGGTTCCGCAACGGCAAGATTTCGTAATATCCGTGTAGGAGGTTCACAATGA
- a CDS encoding metallopeptidase TldD-related protein — protein MNSEKIVQYIQKHCIADDWTLNISKDDSHETRFAQNVITQHIAGAMKTISLSVAFGSKAGSCTVNQDDEESLAYIIKTAEDIAKLAPEDPEFVPSEGKKDIPKLANCDPETKTLVPEQMVEIVRKSVDRAKNIGATVSGLTEKHIETNALFTKNGFAGEYEKSDFGHSLTLKKDEVETKVAYEAKNFADFNLEELLEKLQNQAATLAVKQTFEPQKIAVLLRPLALQELFWFMGWMMDRRYADEGITPFTNQIGKPFFGEKFSWLSTYKQPTLLAPPFTSDGIIAEEIPWVENGILKNLYTSRYWAKKIGSKPGDNYNMFIPGEGYSEEEMLQMVPRGLIVNSFWYIRTVDMKAGEFTGTTRDGVWYFEDGKIKYAVNNLRFNEIPHEATKRIIATGNSELANPISLLPAMLIDGFNFVDKTSF, from the coding sequence ATGAATAGCGAAAAAATAGTGCAATATATTCAGAAACACTGTATAGCTGATGACTGGACACTGAATATTTCAAAAGATGACAGCCATGAAACACGCTTTGCCCAAAATGTTATTACTCAACACATTGCCGGTGCAATGAAAACAATTTCTCTAAGCGTTGCTTTTGGCAGTAAAGCAGGCAGCTGCACTGTAAATCAGGATGATGAAGAAAGCTTGGCATACATTATTAAAACAGCTGAAGATATTGCTAAACTGGCTCCCGAAGACCCTGAATTTGTTCCTTCCGAAGGTAAAAAAGATATTCCCAAGCTCGCAAACTGTGATCCTGAAACCAAAACCCTGGTACCGGAACAAATGGTAGAAATCGTCCGAAAAAGCGTTGATAGGGCAAAAAATATTGGAGCTACAGTTTCCGGCTTAACAGAAAAACATATTGAGACCAACGCTCTGTTTACAAAAAACGGTTTTGCCGGCGAATATGAAAAAAGTGATTTCGGCCACTCTTTGACCCTGAAAAAAGATGAAGTGGAAACAAAGGTTGCCTATGAAGCGAAAAACTTTGCCGATTTTAACCTGGAAGAACTTCTGGAAAAACTGCAAAATCAGGCAGCTACGCTTGCTGTTAAACAAACATTTGAGCCCCAAAAAATCGCTGTCCTTTTAAGACCTCTTGCTCTGCAGGAATTGTTTTGGTTTATGGGCTGGATGATGGACCGCCGCTATGCCGATGAAGGTATCACTCCTTTTACGAACCAAATTGGAAAACCCTTCTTTGGCGAAAAATTCAGCTGGCTTTCTACTTACAAACAACCAACTCTTTTAGCTCCACCTTTTACTTCCGACGGCATAATTGCAGAAGAAATTCCCTGGGTGGAAAACGGCATCCTGAAAAACCTTTACACCAGCCGCTATTGGGCTAAAAAGATTGGCAGTAAACCCGGCGATAACTATAATATGTTTATTCCCGGCGAAGGTTATAGCGAAGAGGAAATGCTGCAAATGGTGCCCCGCGGTCTTATTGTAAATAGCTTTTGGTATATTCGCACCGTAGATATGAAAGCAGGTGAATTTACCGGAACTACGCGTGACGGAGTATGGTATTTTGAAGACGGAAAAATTAAATATGCAGTAAATAATCTGCGCTTTAACGAAATCCCTCATGAAGCAACCAAAAGAATTATTGCAACCGGTAACAGTGAGCTTGCCAACCCCATTTCTCTGTTGCCTGCAATGCTGATTGATGGCTTTAATTTCGTGGATAAAACATCCTTTTGA
- a CDS encoding S8 family serine peptidase: protein MKYFTVFLALLLAFGLFAADFSENAGTAIFKLKPEYRSALQKSHNRTGIASIDEKLQKLQVSSINSKFLISPQKREECELSLIFGVHSSYPPQAVVNLLSSDPFVQYAEVIYPDKAFVFPDDEYYEDSYYFTSLEAEAAWDIHQGENGTSPVIIAIVDTGCKWTHPDLAENIWQNLGEDANHNGYTIYNNGSTWVMDSSDLNGIDDDNNGKIDDLIGWDFMLTSNGGESNNPYESSGHGTTVSGIASARTNNNIGVSSLAWNLTLMPVSCSYQGSSSIYNGYDGIIYAAENGADIINCSWGGNTYSQANQEVINYAYSLGSVIIAAAGNSNNTIPVYPAAYKNVLAVAALQNDGIKSSVSSYGSYVDVGAPTGSIWTLAAGGYATVSNATSYASPIASSLAGLIKSYIPDISQNDLLNRIKGSCDDVDAVNSGKENLLGEGKLNAQRALQDDNPLPDEEIRLALIENRGATDANGNLAVEPGETFSVNLLLQSYGDYSANGTFTLSTTNPYVNILSGSHNQNIPADDYITLEEVFSIYVLPTATSQYVTFNLQTTADLSVVAGNNLSFSILINAGGIFVWEGVSGGRDMSGTFIKSTLQNLGYTCTYGTTFPSSFYSFEAVFLSFGAVGSNIVRFDKPYMFNALYNYLLSGGRVYIEGVDVVGFDLTYYLPNIQGELDAYEVLWPLLGISSAEDGANNAINNLSGCAYTPSAGMLFTSSLQTKVDYIDRFTGLYPYARSAFEESDYGCVAVACAGGYNQRSFVFSYALSELADGTFPNTKANLVARIMDFFTAEEVTLPVELTAFYATYANGATVFWNTASETNLLGYNLYRNSCSDISNAVKLNSVIIPATGLVTGNNYRYYDSETALSDTLYYWLESISYDGFNQVFGPAVLIMPFPEPETPLISTEEMEYLHAYPNPFGNFVSLELKVYSPAPVTMQIYNIKGQLLRTVEYPYLETGIHHLVWDGLDNKQRNTTSGIYLMVVKTQERAFMRKLLKL from the coding sequence ATGAAGTATTTTACTGTTTTTTTAGCTTTATTGCTTGCTTTTGGTCTTTTTGCTGCTGATTTTAGTGAAAATGCAGGAACCGCTATTTTTAAGCTGAAACCGGAATATCGTTCTGCTTTGCAAAAGTCCCATAATCGCACAGGAATTGCCTCTATAGATGAAAAACTGCAAAAATTGCAGGTCTCTTCTATAAACTCTAAATTCCTTATTTCGCCGCAAAAAAGAGAAGAATGTGAGCTTTCTCTGATCTTTGGAGTGCATAGTTCCTATCCCCCGCAGGCAGTTGTAAATCTGCTATCTTCAGACCCTTTTGTGCAATATGCGGAAGTTATTTATCCCGATAAAGCTTTTGTCTTTCCCGATGATGAATACTATGAAGATTCCTACTATTTTACTTCTCTGGAAGCAGAAGCTGCCTGGGATATTCATCAAGGGGAAAATGGAACTTCTCCTGTAATAATTGCTATTGTAGATACCGGCTGTAAATGGACTCATCCTGATTTGGCAGAAAATATTTGGCAAAATTTGGGTGAAGATGCCAACCACAACGGTTACACCATTTATAATAACGGAAGCACTTGGGTTATGGATTCAAGTGACTTGAATGGAATTGATGATGATAATAACGGAAAAATTGATGACCTTATTGGTTGGGATTTTATGCTTACCAGTAATGGAGGTGAATCCAATAATCCTTATGAGAGCAGTGGTCATGGCACAACAGTTTCCGGGATTGCTTCTGCCCGAACAAACAATAATATCGGGGTTAGTTCGCTTGCCTGGAATTTAACTCTAATGCCTGTTTCCTGCAGTTATCAGGGTTCAAGTTCCATTTATAATGGCTATGACGGTATTATTTATGCTGCTGAAAACGGAGCGGATATTATCAATTGCAGTTGGGGTGGTAATACTTATTCGCAAGCAAACCAGGAAGTTATAAATTATGCTTACTCTTTAGGTTCAGTAATTATAGCTGCTGCTGGTAACAGTAATAATACGATTCCTGTTTATCCTGCTGCCTATAAAAATGTTTTGGCAGTAGCAGCTTTACAAAATGACGGGATAAAATCATCCGTTTCCAGTTATGGCTCTTATGTAGATGTAGGTGCTCCTACCGGTTCAATCTGGACTTTAGCTGCAGGTGGTTATGCAACAGTTAGTAATGCTACTTCTTATGCCAGCCCGATAGCCAGCTCTTTAGCAGGACTAATAAAGTCCTACATTCCCGATATTAGCCAAAATGACCTTCTAAATAGAATTAAAGGTAGCTGTGATGATGTAGATGCAGTTAATTCCGGCAAAGAAAATCTTTTGGGAGAAGGCAAACTGAATGCCCAGCGTGCGCTGCAGGATGATAATCCTCTTCCCGATGAAGAAATCCGCCTTGCCTTAATAGAAAATAGAGGTGCTACGGATGCTAACGGCAATTTAGCTGTGGAGCCAGGAGAAACATTTTCCGTAAATCTGCTTTTGCAAAGTTACGGGGATTATTCTGCTAACGGCACTTTTACTCTTTCTACTACCAATCCTTATGTAAATATCCTTTCCGGTAGCCACAATCAAAACATTCCTGCCGATGATTATATAACTTTGGAAGAGGTCTTCAGCATCTATGTTTTGCCAACTGCTACTTCCCAATATGTAACTTTCAATTTGCAGACAACTGCAGATTTGTCTGTGGTGGCAGGAAATAACCTTTCCTTCAGCATTCTTATTAATGCCGGAGGAATATTTGTTTGGGAAGGTGTTTCCGGCGGAAGAGATATGAGCGGAACCTTTATCAAAAGCACTTTACAAAACCTGGGCTACACCTGCACTTACGGAACTACTTTTCCTTCTTCGTTTTATAGCTTTGAGGCGGTCTTTTTAAGTTTTGGAGCTGTGGGTAGTAATATTGTGCGCTTTGATAAACCCTATATGTTTAATGCCCTATATAACTACTTACTTTCCGGCGGAAGAGTATATATTGAAGGAGTGGATGTTGTCGGTTTTGATTTAACTTACTATCTTCCGAATATTCAAGGTGAACTGGATGCTTATGAAGTTCTCTGGCCCCTTTTAGGAATAAGCAGTGCTGAAGATGGCGCAAATAATGCTATTAATAACCTTAGCGGTTGTGCTTATACACCTTCTGCGGGAATGCTGTTTACCTCTTCTTTGCAAACTAAAGTGGACTATATAGACCGTTTTACAGGGCTCTATCCTTATGCCAGAAGTGCCTTTGAGGAAAGTGATTACGGATGTGTAGCTGTAGCTTGTGCCGGTGGCTATAATCAGCGCAGTTTTGTTTTCAGCTATGCTTTGAGCGAATTGGCGGATGGAACTTTTCCTAATACCAAAGCAAACCTTGTAGCTCGCATAATGGATTTCTTCACAGCAGAAGAAGTAACTCTGCCTGTAGAACTTACTGCTTTTTATGCCACTTATGCTAACGGGGCAACTGTTTTTTGGAATACTGCCTCCGAAACCAATCTGCTGGGTTACAATCTTTACCGAAATAGCTGTTCTGATATATCTAATGCGGTTAAACTGAATTCTGTAATTATTCCGGCAACAGGTTTGGTAACAGGAAATAACTATCGCTATTACGATTCGGAAACTGCTTTGTCCGATACTTTGTACTATTGGCTGGAATCAATCTCTTACGATGGATTTAATCAGGTTTTTGGTCCTGCGGTTCTAATAATGCCTTTTCCCGAACCGGAAACACCTCTTATCTCAACTGAGGAAATGGAATATTTACATGCGTATCCCAATCCTTTTGGAAATTTCGTATCTCTGGAGCTGAAAGTTTATTCTCCTGCCCCGGTAACTATGCAAATCTATAATATTAAAGGACAATTGCTGCGGACAGTGGAATATCCGTATCTGGAAACAGGAATTCATCACCTGGTTTGGGATGGCTTGGATAATAAACAGCGTAATACTACTTCCGGAATCTATTTGATGGTGGTTAAAACCCAAGAACGAGCATTTATGCGTAAACTGCTGAAACTGTGA
- a CDS encoding zinc-ribbon domain-containing protein, whose protein sequence is MPDRTLICQDCSREFVFTEGEQEFYKEKGLQNEPKRCPDCRKAKKAQFNRNRRRQSN, encoded by the coding sequence ATGCCAGACAGAACACTCATTTGCCAGGACTGCTCCAGGGAATTCGTTTTCACTGAAGGTGAGCAAGAATTCTATAAGGAAAAAGGCCTTCAGAACGAGCCCAAACGCTGCCCCGATTGCCGTAAAGCAAAAAAGGCACAGTTTAATCGTAACAGACGCAGACAATCTAATTAG